GCAGGGCAAACAGCCATGCAGTGGCCGCAGCCCACACAGCCAAAAAGAGACTGCGGCGCAAGACAGGCCTTGCCCTCGCAGAGCCGCAGATTAAAGTCCTTGCACACGGTTACGCACAGGCCGCAGCCCGTGCACAGGGCGCTTTCTATGCTGACCGTTGCCGCCTCTTGCGTGCGCGATGTGGGAATGGCCATGCCGCCCCCCTTGTAGATAGTGCGGAAAGGATGTGCTATCTCCAAATTCAGTCAGGTCCACGCCAACTATTCCAGAATGTTGTGGGCCCGGATCGTCACGCCCCTGACAATAACATGGCAACCTTTTTGCAAATCTGCCCCTATGGACGTTTTCAGCTATAATCCGGCCAGCGTACTCAGCCTGCTGCTCACCATGATGCGCGTGAGTATCGTCATGTTTATGCTGCCCGTTTTTTCTACCAACAACATCCCCATGCAGGTCAAGGGGGCCATAACCATCGTCTTTTGCCTTGGTGTGTGGCCGCATCTTGCCCTGAACGGCGCCGCCATGCCAGCACATCCTTTTGATGTGGCCATAATGATGCTTGGCGAAGCGGTGCTTGGGCTGGTGCTGGGAATGGCTGTCAATTTTCTGTTCATGGGCATTCAGGCGGGCGGCGAACTGCTGGGCTTTCAGATGGGTTTTACCATGATCAATATCGCAGACCCGCTCTCCGGCAACCAGACCGGCGCAACGGCCTTTTTTCTGTGGATGGTGTCCCTGCTGGTTTTTCTGGGGCTGGACGGGCATCTGTACATGATAAAAGGCTTTGTTGCCTCGTTTGACCTTGTGCCGCCGGGCCAGCTTTTTATTGGTTCCATCGTGCTGCGGCAAATAATGTACCTGGCATCGCAGATGTTTGTGCTGGCCCTGCAGATTGCCGCGCCGGTCATGGTGGCGCTGTTTCTGGTCGAAGTTTCGCTGGGTCTCATGGCGCGTACATCGCCGCAGATACCCATTATGGAATTTGGCTTTCCCATCAAGATTGTTGTGGGGTTTTTCTTTCTGGGGCTGCTCATGGTCATTATGTCCGACCGCATCGCCTCCTTTGTGCAGGGGCTCGACGGCCTGTTTGGCAACCTGTTGCGCGCCATGAGCCCCATGTACCAGTAACGTTGACGCTGTAGCATCAGGGCACACCACGTGAAAACAGTTGGCACCACAAACCACAGTCTGCAGGCAGCCGATCTGGAATCCTGCGTGCTTCGCCTTGGCAGCCGCCTTGAGCCACTGCGTGGAGCCGCAGTGTTTCTGACTGGCTGCACGGGCTTTATCGGCAAATGGCTTGTGGAAACCCTGCTCTGCGCCAACGACCTGCTGGGCTTGAACTGCCACCTGCACCTGCTGACACGGTCACCTCAAAAATTTTTTCAGTCAATGCCGCATGTTGCTGACAGGGACGACCTTGCGACCGTTGCCGGAAGCCTGCTGGACGCGCCGGAATCGGTCTTTCCCGCAATGGACTATGTGGTGCATGGGGCCAATCTGGTGGTTTTGCCAACGCAGGAATGGGCCGCAGACCACTGCCGTCTGGCAACGCTGGGCACAGAGCGCCTGTTCCGTCTGGCGGCCAGCCGGGGCTGCCGCGCGGCCCTGCTGCTTTCGTCCGGTGCGGTTTACGGCACACAGGCCCTAGCACAGTCGCCCCCTTTTGCTGAAGAACCACAGCCCCTCACCGAGCGCATTCACGAATCTGTGCTGTACGGCGAAACCAAACGGTTCACGGAACTTTTTGCCGTGGCATTGGGCCAGCAGTGCAACATACGCGTGTCCGTGGCCCGCTGCTTTGCCTTTTGCGGCGGGCACCTGCCCCTGAACAGCCCGCACGCTCTGATCAGTTTTATCAAGGATGCCTGCGCAGGGCGCGAAATCTGCATCCGGGGCGATGGCCTGGCCCAACGCTCGTACATGTACGGCAGTGACATGGCAGAATGGCTGCTGGCAATGCTCGTTCACGGCCCGCACGGGCAGGCCCTCAATGTGGGCAGCGAGCAGGCTGTTTCCATTGGGGATTTGGCGCAACTTGTACAAAAATTGCATGGTGGCGGCAGGGTGCGGATACTCAACGAAACAGTGTCGGCCAACGCACCTTCCGTCTATTTGCCAGATACGAAGCTGACACGCGCTACGCTACGCGTGAAAGAAACGGTTTCCCTTGAACAGGGCTTGGCAAACACACTGGAATGGTTCAACAATAGTGATCAGGCCTGAGGGACAGGCACGCAAGGCCACATCTGAAGGCAGGAGAAACAATGAACAGCCAGAAACAGCAGATACTTGATCTTGTCCACAGCCGCTTTGACGAAGCAAAGGCTTACAGCTTCAGCTTTGTCAATTATATAAAAGAGTTTTGCCGTGGCAGAAAACTGTGCCTTTTTGGGGCTGGCGGCATTGGCCTTTCTACCTACTACCGGCTCAAGGGCAAGGGACTGCAGGTAGCGCTGTTTTGCGACAACAAACCGCAGAAAATCAACACCGAGATTGTTGACGGCATTCGCTGCGTCAGCGCCGACGAACTGCTGGCAAGCCACAAGGATTGCTGCATTATCATTACTGTTGGCCAGGGTCGCGAAATCATGCAGCAGCTCTGCGCAGGCGGCAGAGCCGATGCCATACACTGCGCAGCGCCCACCATTGCCTACTACGGCGAGGTGCTCAACAGCATTTCCAAAGAAGCCCTGTACCGCAATGTGCAGAACCTGCTTGCCGTGGTGGATGACGAAAAAAGCCTGCGCATCGTGCACCGCACCCTTGCCCATGCCCTCATGGCAATGGAAGGGCAAACCACAGGCTTTGAGTACGACGACATCTATTCCCCGAACCAGTACCTGCCCGACGACATCCCTGTGCTGCGCGATCAGGCCACATATGTGGACTGCGGGGCCTACGATGGCGACACACTGCGCTACATGTTTGACCGCCCCGAAGGCCGCAGACTTGCCCGGTATTACTGCTACGAGCTCGACAGCACCAACTACGCGCGCCTTACTGCCAGTCTCGAAGCCCTGCCCGACGACCTGCGGCACAAGGTGGTGCTGAAAAATTTTGGTGTGGGCGAAAAAGCCGAACAGATCAAGTACGACCCCACCGGGTCAGATACCTTTGCCAGCGCATCCGGTCTTTGCACCGGCAATCTGGTGGCGCTGGACGAAGACCTGCGCGATGTGGCCGTGGGCTGCATCAAGATGGATATCGAAGGTGCGGAGCCGTACGCCCTGCGCGGGGCCTCGCATCTCATTCAGCGTCACAGGCCCTCGCTGGCCATATGCACCTACCATTCCCTCGAACACCTGTGGGAATTGCCACTCTACATCCATGACCTTGTACCGGAGTATACCATCCGGTTCAGGCACCATACCCGAAGCATGTTTGAAACCGTGTGCTACGCCACGGTGGAGTAAGCCATGAGCACAGCAGCAAAAAAGCAGATTGAAATGGAGCGCAGGGCCAAGCTCATGCGTGAAAAGCCCTATGTGATGGAAAAGATCTTTAAATACCCCGAGCTGCGCGCTCAGGGCAAAAGCACTGCCATCATTGATTTTTGCTACGACTACAAGTGCAACATGAACTGCACCCACTGCTGCAACCTGAGCTTTGCCAAAAAGGAACGGCAGCTCGGCATTGCCGACGTGCACGATTTTTTTGAGCAGGCCGACGCGCTGGGGCTGGCGCAGTGCTGCATTTCGGGAGGCGAACCCCTGTTCTTTGACGATCTCGACGACGTGGTCAAAGCCGTTAACCCCGAAAAATTCCATATTGCCATGAGCACCAACGGGTTGCTGCTCAACCGCGACATGGCCCACCACCTCAAGGCCATTGGCGTGGACAAGGTCAAGATCAGCGTGGACAGCATAGACGCCAACGAATACGCCAAAACGCGCCGTCAGGGCAAAACCCTGAGCACCGCCATTGACGCCCTGTTCCATGCCAAGGAAGCGGGCCTGCAGGCCGTGGTGCAAACCGTTATCGCCCACCAGAACGCCCAGACGGAGCAGACCCGCAAGCTGGCGGCCTTTTGCCACGAAAACGGCTTCAACATGGATATCATCATTGCCCGCGCCATCGGCGCCTGGGAAGGCAAGGAGGAAATTCTCATCACGCCCGAAGACAACAGGTTCTTTCGCCAGCTCAGCCTTGAATACCCCGAGGCCCACCGCGATACCTTTCCCACCTACGGCGAAACCGCGGGCACATGCGGCTGCGTGGACAAGGTGCTGCACCTGACCAGGTACGGCGACATACTGCCCTGCGTGTTCATCCACATTGCCATTGGCAATATCTTTGAAGAAAGCCTGGCAGACATCATCAAGCGGGGCAAATCCATACGGCATTTTGTCAATCCCGGCCCCCTGTGTCTTTCTGGCGAGCATCGGGGCTTTATCCGCAAATACATGTCGAAGTTCTACGGAAAACCCCTGCCCATACACTGGAGCGAGGCCTTCGATGCAGACGACTTCATCGCCTAGCTGCCGCCTGTGCGGTCGTGCGCTGCCGCCCCAGGCTTTGCTGCACTACAGCAACATGCCTGCGGCGGCCCAGCATCTGCCTGGGCCGGAAGACCTTGCCCACGACCACGGCATTGATCTGGTCATCAAGCAGTGCCCCGCATGCGGGCTGGTGCAGCTCGACGCGGAGCCCGTGGCGTACTACCGCGAGGTTATCCGCGCATCGGGCGTTTCAGGCGAACTCAAGGACTTCTATACCCAACGGCTTGCGACCTTTGCCCAGCGCCACAACATTGGTGGCAAGGCCGTGCTTGAGGCTGGCTGCGGCGAGGGCACGTATCTGGAATGCATCAACAGGGCGGGCATGCGCGGCTTTGGCGTGGAGGCTGGCACAAACAACCTGCGCCAGTGCGCCGAACGCGGCCTGCAGGTTACCGAAGGTTTTTTTGACAGGCAGCTCGACCTGCCCGGCGCGCCCTTTGCGGCATTTTTCATGTTCAATTTTCTGGAGCACGTACCCGATCCGCGTGGCTACCTGCTGCATCTGGCAGACCACCTGACCGACGACGCCGTGGGGCTTGTGGAAGTTCCCAGCTTTTCCATGATGCAGCAGCAGGCCCTGTATACGGAGTTTATCGCCGACCACCTGTGTTACTACACGCCTGAAACGCTTGGCAGGCTGGTGGAGCTGTGCGGCTTTACCATGGTAGAGTGCGAAAATGTGCGCGGCGATTACGTGCTGGCCGCCACCCTGCGCAAAAGGCCACGCCTTGTGCTCGACGACAGCAACGTACAGCGCAACGCCGCCGCCATGGACAGCTTTATTGCGGCACACGGCAACCTCGCTGTGTGGGGGGCCGGGCATCAGGCATTTACCCTGCTGGCCCTTTGCCGCAACCACGCGGGCGTCAGCTGCATCATTGATTCCGCCCCGTTCAAGCAAGGCCGGTTTGCACCCGTTACGCACATTCCCATTGTTTCCCCGGCCAGCATCGGGCAAAGGGGCATACAGAACATTCTTGTCATTGCAGGCAGCTACTCACAGGAGATTGCCACGCTGATCGGGCGGCAATACCCCGAAATACAGGCATTTCTACTCAATGACGACGGGAGTATAAGGGCGTGATTACAAAATACACCGCACTCAAGGAAACGCGGGTCAACCTGCGTGAGGCCATACCGCTGCCCAAGCCTTTTACCCTGCTTCTTGAGCCCTCAAGCCTCTGCAATTTCAGCTGCAAGATGTGCTTTCAGAGCGCAGAGCACCAGGGTAAATTCAAGGAAAAACGCGGGCTCATGCCCATGGATATTTTCGAAAAGGCCATTGCCGAGGCGCAGGCCTGGGCAAAACTGAAGGTGCTCAAACTGTGTGTTTACGGTGAGCCGCTCACCAACCCCAATTTTTGCCGCATGCTGTCCATGGCCTGTGCGGCGGGCATTGCAGAAAGGGTGGAAACAACCACCAACGCATCCCTGCTCACGGCCGAAGTAGCCGAGGCCATGATCGCCGCAGGGCTCGACTACGTGCGGGTGTCCATTTACGGACACGATGAGGCAAGCCACGCAGCCACGGCGCGCACAAAAACCCCTTTGCAGAAAATATACAACAATTTAAAATTGTTGCAGAGCATGAAACGTGCCGCTAAAGTGGAACTCCCATTTGTGGCGGTCAAGATGCTTGATACCTTTGACCCGCAGCGCAACGGGGCCTTCAAGGCTGCCTTTGCAGACGTGGCGGACGAGCTCTACCTGGACCAGCCGCACAACTGGGTTCAACCGGCAGAAGAATCGTTTATCGACAAGATCGTGCCCGAATCCTTTGCCGAAAACCGCACCGGCCAGTATGCCTGCCCCATGCCCTTTACCACGCTGGCGGTACGTTCCAACGGCGATGTGGCTCCCTGTTGCATAGACTGGTACGGCTCAACAATCATTGGCAATATCAGGCAGCAGTCATTGCAAGAACTGTGGAACAGCCCTGCGCATAAAAAGCTTATGTATTTGCAGCTGTCTGACAACAAAAACATGAACCCAAGCTGCGGCGGGTGCAACCTGCCCCAGAACCCCCACTACACCAGAGACAATCTGGACGGCGTCGATCCCGGCATTGTGGGTACGTTTGAATAAAGGGCCTGGCCCGGTTCGCGCTGCCCGCACAAACGGGCGGCATGGCGGCTGGCATGGCAATGGTATTCTCTGCACTGCGCGGGAGGCTGTATGCGGTTGTTGTTTCTTTGTCTGAAAGAAAGCCCCACCCTGGCCCAGGGGCGGCTGATGGTAGAAATTGAAGACAGGATGCTTCAGCTTTTTCCCGGCAGCGTCATGTATGGCCCTGGTTACGACAATTTCAAGACCTGCGACGTCATGGAGATTCTGGAGGAATACGGCGGCGAAAACAGCTTTGACGGTATTTTCTGCCGGGTTCCCGAGCGGGAACTGGCGGGCGACGCTCTGGGATTTCACTACGCGCTGAAGTACCAGCTTTCCTCAAACCTGTGGAATTTTCCCGCCAATCTGGGCAAGAGCAAACTGCCCAAGCTGCTGTGGATAGCAGACTGCTGGCACCTTACCCCGCAGGACTGGCGCCGCG
The window above is part of the Desulfovibrio sp. genome. Proteins encoded here:
- the fliR gene encoding flagellar biosynthetic protein FliR, with translation MDVFSYNPASVLSLLLTMMRVSIVMFMLPVFSTNNIPMQVKGAITIVFCLGVWPHLALNGAAMPAHPFDVAIMMLGEAVLGLVLGMAVNFLFMGIQAGGELLGFQMGFTMINIADPLSGNQTGATAFFLWMVSLLVFLGLDGHLYMIKGFVASFDLVPPGQLFIGSIVLRQIMYLASQMFVLALQIAAPVMVALFLVEVSLGLMARTSPQIPIMEFGFPIKIVVGFFFLGLLMVIMSDRIASFVQGLDGLFGNLLRAMSPMYQ
- a CDS encoding NAD(P)-dependent oxidoreductase — encoded protein: MKTVGTTNHSLQAADLESCVLRLGSRLEPLRGAAVFLTGCTGFIGKWLVETLLCANDLLGLNCHLHLLTRSPQKFFQSMPHVADRDDLATVAGSLLDAPESVFPAMDYVVHGANLVVLPTQEWAADHCRLATLGTERLFRLAASRGCRAALLLSSGAVYGTQALAQSPPFAEEPQPLTERIHESVLYGETKRFTELFAVALGQQCNIRVSVARCFAFCGGHLPLNSPHALISFIKDACAGREICIRGDGLAQRSYMYGSDMAEWLLAMLVHGPHGQALNVGSEQAVSIGDLAQLVQKLHGGGRVRILNETVSANAPSVYLPDTKLTRATLRVKETVSLEQGLANTLEWFNNSDQA
- a CDS encoding FkbM family methyltransferase, producing MNSQKQQILDLVHSRFDEAKAYSFSFVNYIKEFCRGRKLCLFGAGGIGLSTYYRLKGKGLQVALFCDNKPQKINTEIVDGIRCVSADELLASHKDCCIIITVGQGREIMQQLCAGGRADAIHCAAPTIAYYGEVLNSISKEALYRNVQNLLAVVDDEKSLRIVHRTLAHALMAMEGQTTGFEYDDIYSPNQYLPDDIPVLRDQATYVDCGAYDGDTLRYMFDRPEGRRLARYYCYELDSTNYARLTASLEALPDDLRHKVVLKNFGVGEKAEQIKYDPTGSDTFASASGLCTGNLVALDEDLRDVAVGCIKMDIEGAEPYALRGASHLIQRHRPSLAICTYHSLEHLWELPLYIHDLVPEYTIRFRHHTRSMFETVCYATVE
- a CDS encoding radical SAM protein, with the translated sequence MSTAAKKQIEMERRAKLMREKPYVMEKIFKYPELRAQGKSTAIIDFCYDYKCNMNCTHCCNLSFAKKERQLGIADVHDFFEQADALGLAQCCISGGEPLFFDDLDDVVKAVNPEKFHIAMSTNGLLLNRDMAHHLKAIGVDKVKISVDSIDANEYAKTRRQGKTLSTAIDALFHAKEAGLQAVVQTVIAHQNAQTEQTRKLAAFCHENGFNMDIIIARAIGAWEGKEEILITPEDNRFFRQLSLEYPEAHRDTFPTYGETAGTCGCVDKVLHLTRYGDILPCVFIHIAIGNIFEESLADIIKRGKSIRHFVNPGPLCLSGEHRGFIRKYMSKFYGKPLPIHWSEAFDADDFIA
- a CDS encoding class I SAM-dependent methyltransferase, with translation MQTTSSPSCRLCGRALPPQALLHYSNMPAAAQHLPGPEDLAHDHGIDLVIKQCPACGLVQLDAEPVAYYREVIRASGVSGELKDFYTQRLATFAQRHNIGGKAVLEAGCGEGTYLECINRAGMRGFGVEAGTNNLRQCAERGLQVTEGFFDRQLDLPGAPFAAFFMFNFLEHVPDPRGYLLHLADHLTDDAVGLVEVPSFSMMQQQALYTEFIADHLCYYTPETLGRLVELCGFTMVECENVRGDYVLAATLRKRPRLVLDDSNVQRNAAAMDSFIAAHGNLAVWGAGHQAFTLLALCRNHAGVSCIIDSAPFKQGRFAPVTHIPIVSPASIGQRGIQNILVIAGSYSQEIATLIGRQYPEIQAFLLNDDGSIRA
- a CDS encoding radical SAM/SPASM domain-containing protein, which translates into the protein MITKYTALKETRVNLREAIPLPKPFTLLLEPSSLCNFSCKMCFQSAEHQGKFKEKRGLMPMDIFEKAIAEAQAWAKLKVLKLCVYGEPLTNPNFCRMLSMACAAGIAERVETTTNASLLTAEVAEAMIAAGLDYVRVSIYGHDEASHAATARTKTPLQKIYNNLKLLQSMKRAAKVELPFVAVKMLDTFDPQRNGAFKAAFADVADELYLDQPHNWVQPAEESFIDKIVPESFAENRTGQYACPMPFTTLAVRSNGDVAPCCIDWYGSTIIGNIRQQSLQELWNSPAHKKLMYLQLSDNKNMNPSCGGCNLPQNPHYTRDNLDGVDPGIVGTFE